A genomic stretch from Verrucomicrobiia bacterium includes:
- a CDS encoding NADP-dependent phosphogluconate dehydrogenase yields MKIAIAGLGRMGGQIARKLHEGGHTVIAHNRSHDPINEMKALGAVAAYTKEEVVTAFGGDQVVVWIMVPSDVVDTELDAWLALVPNDSIIIDGGNSDFRLTRERAKKVAAAGSNLLDIGTSGGVWGYKNGFSMMVGGDAASYKAVTSPLDVLSLPHGGHQHFGESGSGHYVKMVHNAIEYGMMESLAEGYRILKEGPYKDLDLVAAGDIWQKRSVITSWLNELTRDALKANPTLDGIDGHVAESGEARWTLEVAKELGIEMPSIQASFDVRLASQQGKTNFATKLLAAMRNAFGGHTLNK; encoded by the coding sequence ATGAAGATAGCTATTGCCGGGTTAGGACGCATGGGAGGCCAGATTGCCCGCAAACTCCATGAAGGCGGTCACACGGTCATTGCCCACAACCGGAGCCACGACCCAATTAACGAAATGAAGGCCTTGGGTGCCGTGGCAGCTTACACCAAAGAGGAAGTTGTAACCGCTTTTGGTGGGGACCAAGTCGTAGTGTGGATCATGGTTCCTTCGGACGTCGTGGACACGGAACTGGATGCCTGGCTTGCCCTCGTCCCTAATGACAGCATCATTATTGATGGTGGGAATTCCGATTTCCGACTCACCCGCGAGCGGGCCAAAAAAGTAGCGGCGGCCGGTTCCAACCTGTTAGACATTGGAACAAGCGGCGGAGTTTGGGGCTACAAGAACGGTTTTTCTATGATGGTCGGTGGGGATGCGGCCTCGTACAAGGCTGTCACATCGCCCCTCGATGTACTCTCTCTACCCCACGGCGGACACCAACATTTTGGCGAAAGCGGCTCCGGCCACTACGTGAAAATGGTACACAACGCCATTGAGTACGGCATGATGGAAAGCCTGGCCGAAGGCTACCGCATTTTGAAAGAAGGGCCTTACAAAGACCTCGATTTGGTAGCGGCTGGCGATATCTGGCAGAAGCGGAGCGTCATCACATCCTGGCTCAACGAACTGACTAGGGACGCCCTAAAGGCCAACCCTACCCTGGACGGCATTGACGGGCATGTAGCTGAATCTGGTGAAGCACGGTGGACCCTTGAGGTGGCTAAGGAACTCGGCATTGAAATGCCCTCTATCCAGGCCTCATTTGATGTCCGCCTTGCCTCGCAACAAGGTAAAACCAACTTCGCCACCAAGCTCTTGGCTGCCATGCGCAACGCCTTTGGTGGGCACACGCTCAATAAGTAG
- the amrB gene encoding AmmeMemoRadiSam system protein B, with translation MDTKRTLSFIALTSFVIGITALAIVIVAQAPNRTQGRLITGIVVPHHDIVKEKRAQLFAEIHKRGVSPATVILVSPNHYNSGVGVVQASTRTWTLNEGEIAPNMQVINRLLQAGVREESESFTNEHGVRLVLSDIEKNFPDASIVPLIVKEGATESQINQVFTALVETCENCLLVASVDFSHYQPAILANLHDSLTRRLLQNGDKEAVLSKAEVDCGVCLSLLIRWSDHFGAKRFSEFAHTNSGELIADPDIETTTHIFGWYEMGERTVPQKSVSFLMGGDAMFDRGVASLYPGKDLKNVFATLGPRTFWGTDLSLLNLEGPISATPVVPAPADSFSFHFPPETVSALDFAHVNAVSLANNHTFNQGAEGLSATRDLLDKAGIQQVGGPSDVDTVRTITIKGEGLNLHVVSVHAITAAPDLTPLIKRLKGNPADRVLVFPHWGIEYEANHSPMQAALAHAWMDAGADMVVGSHPHVVQDTELYNGKPIFYSLGNFVFDQEFSAETQQGLVLAGEFTENGVTIFALPTQGKDLQPGFTRSARKAAILEELYQPFLGFTRETKAGVLLQLPLR, from the coding sequence TTGGATACTAAACGCACCCTCTCCTTCATTGCGCTGACCAGTTTCGTTATCGGCATAACGGCGCTGGCTATTGTTATTGTTGCGCAGGCGCCAAACCGGACGCAGGGTAGGCTTATTACGGGGATAGTAGTGCCGCACCACGACATCGTCAAAGAAAAGCGGGCGCAGCTCTTTGCGGAGATTCACAAGCGCGGGGTAAGCCCGGCCACGGTAATTTTGGTGTCACCCAACCACTACAACTCAGGAGTAGGTGTTGTACAGGCAAGTACTAGGACTTGGACACTGAACGAAGGGGAGATTGCCCCTAACATGCAGGTTATCAACCGCCTGCTCCAGGCCGGCGTGCGTGAAGAGAGTGAAAGTTTCACCAATGAGCACGGCGTGCGGCTTGTCCTTAGTGATATCGAAAAGAATTTCCCCGATGCCTCAATAGTGCCGCTTATCGTAAAAGAGGGGGCGACCGAAAGCCAGATAAACCAGGTTTTCACGGCACTGGTGGAGACATGTGAGAACTGCCTCCTGGTAGCCTCCGTTGATTTTTCCCATTACCAACCAGCCATACTGGCCAACCTCCACGATTCGCTCACCCGCCGCCTTCTCCAAAATGGTGACAAGGAAGCAGTACTCAGCAAGGCAGAGGTGGACTGTGGCGTGTGTCTCAGCCTCCTTATACGCTGGTCTGACCACTTTGGCGCCAAGCGTTTCTCGGAGTTTGCCCACACCAACTCCGGAGAACTCATTGCCGACCCCGACATTGAGACCACTACCCACATCTTTGGCTGGTATGAGATGGGCGAGCGCACAGTGCCTCAGAAAAGCGTTTCCTTCCTAATGGGAGGCGATGCCATGTTTGACCGGGGGGTCGCATCGCTCTACCCGGGTAAAGACTTGAAGAATGTTTTTGCCACCCTGGGGCCGCGGACATTTTGGGGGACCGACCTGTCCCTTTTGAATTTGGAGGGTCCCATTAGTGCTACCCCTGTTGTCCCTGCCCCTGCCGACAGCTTTTCCTTTCATTTCCCGCCCGAGACGGTGAGTGCCTTGGATTTTGCCCATGTAAACGCGGTGAGCCTGGCAAACAACCATACGTTTAACCAGGGCGCCGAAGGGTTGTCCGCTACGAGGGACCTTTTGGACAAGGCAGGGATTCAGCAGGTGGGTGGGCCAAGTGACGTGGATACCGTGCGCACCATTACCATCAAGGGGGAGGGCCTTAACCTCCATGTCGTAAGCGTGCATGCCATTACGGCTGCGCCAGATTTGACCCCGCTTATCAAGCGGCTCAAGGGGAACCCTGCAGACCGGGTCTTGGTGTTCCCGCATTGGGGCATTGAATATGAAGCGAACCATTCGCCCATGCAGGCAGCCTTGGCCCACGCCTGGATGGACGCCGGGGCAGACATGGTAGTGGGTTCACACCCCCATGTGGTGCAGGACACGGAGCTCTACAATGGCAAGCCCATCTTTTATTCACTTGGCAACTTTGTCTTTGACCAAGAGTTTTCCGCAGAGACCCAGCAAGGCCTGGTGCTGGCTGGTGAGTTTACGGAAAACGGTGTGACAATCTTTGCTTTGCCAACCCAGGGCAAGGACCTGCAGCCAGGGTTCACACGCAGCGCGCGGAAGGCCGCAATTTTGGAAGAGCTCTACCAACCTTTCCTTGGATTTACCCGAGAGACTAAGGCGGGTGTATTGTTACAGCTGCCACTCCGTTGA
- a CDS encoding helix-turn-helix domain-containing protein, with translation MNPLLHQLGLSDKEAAAYLTLLELGSASVQQLADATGIKRVTMYVVLERLEKLNLVKALGEGKRATFRAAHPGELERLVDGQIAELEAHRADLKSQLANLEALYNYRSDKPTVRYFEGKDGLIELDKYGEEQLEPGTVMYSITPHDIIQKNFPARRKDSVNYRVQKGIRSQVVYVSENQIPEAINKTQLRDAIGFKPDELDIKGTLTLFSGWGVKFFNYANGNFFGVLIQSPELADSLVKMFELAWDGAKARKQK, from the coding sequence ATGAACCCACTCCTGCACCAACTTGGCCTCAGCGATAAAGAGGCAGCAGCCTACCTGACCCTCCTTGAGCTTGGCAGCGCTTCTGTCCAGCAATTGGCAGATGCCACCGGCATTAAGCGCGTCACCATGTACGTGGTTTTGGAGCGTTTGGAAAAGCTGAACCTGGTAAAGGCACTTGGTGAAGGGAAGCGGGCCACCTTCCGCGCAGCGCATCCTGGCGAACTGGAACGTCTTGTGGACGGCCAGATTGCTGAGTTGGAAGCACACCGCGCAGACCTTAAGAGCCAGCTTGCCAACCTGGAAGCGCTCTACAATTACCGTTCTGACAAGCCAACCGTCCGTTATTTCGAAGGCAAAGACGGCCTCATTGAGTTGGACAAGTATGGCGAGGAGCAGCTGGAGCCTGGTACGGTCATGTATTCCATTACCCCGCACGATATTATCCAAAAAAACTTCCCCGCACGGAGGAAGGACAGTGTGAACTACCGGGTACAGAAGGGTATCCGTTCCCAGGTGGTGTATGTGAGTGAGAACCAGATCCCAGAAGCCATCAATAAGACACAGCTGCGCGATGCCATTGGGTTTAAGCCTGATGAGCTGGACATTAAGGGTACGCTTACCCTCTTCTCCGGCTGGGGCGTAAAGTTCTTTAACTACGCCAACGGCAACTTCTTTGGCGTACTTATCCAGAGCCCAGAGCTTGCCGACTCTTTGGTAAAGATGTTCGAACTGGCGTGGGATGGTGCCAAGGCACGGAAACAAAAGTAA
- a CDS encoding beta-galactosidase, with product MFEKELENLMQKIKHKNPLLFTGFECSKIVYGCRQDGTEDVLATTAHDKRFRSDLRRVKEAGVTFVRCPVPWHRIEREPGRYDWKWLDAYMAAYREFGLIPIADLAHHTAIPSYLKYGYADPEFVGRFMAFVREFYARYPWIEWVTPINEPCATAHLCDVGYWDRHKPDYWLIIKQMGQAICASSRFLHERGVKVMHTDPAQHFQVRKRKNRYLAEARNEWRFTEIELFLGLISESDPRHAELLERYGFNREELKWFRKNPAHIDVYALDYYMHCELLLDHEGKAPPARGLAPIFLDYYERLGQQCPAMQFAIGEFNVRENVFGRLTWAKFILEEARTIWEKLGDRYFGTCAYPFIDCTDWCSCLRHPNRNIDPQGMFLWVEEGTLRRVKSLLFRWMSDYAKGKVSEADFPVYGFSADMHNRPDRLLWRFERWGVKEIIRGL from the coding sequence TTGTTTGAGAAGGAGCTTGAAAACCTGATGCAGAAAATAAAGCACAAGAACCCGTTGCTATTTACGGGCTTTGAATGCTCGAAGATCGTGTACGGGTGCCGCCAGGATGGCACGGAAGACGTTCTCGCTACTACGGCGCACGACAAGCGCTTTAGGAGTGACCTGCGACGCGTAAAAGAGGCGGGTGTGACTTTTGTCCGCTGCCCCGTTCCTTGGCACCGCATCGAGCGGGAGCCGGGTCGTTATGATTGGAAATGGCTGGATGCATACATGGCTGCGTACCGGGAGTTTGGGCTTATACCCATTGCTGACCTGGCGCACCACACTGCTATCCCGTCATACCTAAAGTATGGTTATGCCGACCCAGAGTTTGTGGGCCGTTTCATGGCATTTGTCCGTGAGTTTTACGCCCGCTACCCCTGGATAGAATGGGTAACGCCTATCAACGAGCCCTGTGCCACGGCGCACCTCTGCGATGTTGGCTACTGGGACAGGCATAAGCCTGACTACTGGCTGATCATAAAGCAGATGGGACAGGCTATCTGTGCATCGTCACGCTTCCTCCATGAGAGAGGGGTGAAGGTTATGCATACAGACCCCGCCCAGCACTTCCAGGTGCGGAAAAGGAAGAACCGGTATCTGGCAGAGGCCCGCAATGAGTGGCGTTTCACGGAAATTGAACTCTTCCTGGGTCTCATTAGTGAGTCAGACCCCCGGCACGCAGAGTTGCTTGAGCGGTATGGCTTTAACCGGGAAGAATTGAAGTGGTTCAGAAAGAACCCGGCGCATATCGATGTCTATGCATTGGACTACTATATGCACTGTGAATTGCTCCTGGATCACGAGGGGAAGGCCCCGCCTGCACGCGGCCTCGCACCCATCTTCCTGGACTACTACGAACGCCTTGGCCAGCAGTGTCCTGCGATGCAGTTTGCCATAGGGGAGTTCAACGTCCGCGAGAATGTGTTTGGCCGCCTCACGTGGGCCAAGTTTATTCTGGAAGAAGCCCGTACAATCTGGGAAAAGCTGGGTGACCGGTACTTTGGCACCTGCGCCTATCCCTTTATAGACTGTACGGATTGGTGTTCCTGCCTTAGGCATCCCAATAGGAATATTGACCCTCAAGGTATGTTCCTGTGGGTAGAAGAGGGCACGTTACGGCGGGTGAAATCACTCCTGTTCCGTTGGATGAGTGACTACGCCAAAGGGAAGGTCTCAGAAGCAGACTTTCCCGTGTACGGCTTTAGTGCGGACATGCACAACCGGCCTGACCGCCTCCTGTGGCGGTTTGAGCGGTGGGGCGTAAAGGAAATAATTCGTGGCTTGTGA
- a CDS encoding TfoX/Sxy family protein — translation MATEQQTVDFILDQVAGAGTMHSRKMFGEYALYCNDKVVAFICDNQLFVKPSAAAAEFEAETEMAPAYPGSKLYFRVPEDKWEDREWLQRFIRKTADALPAPKPKK, via the coding sequence ATGGCCACCGAACAACAAACTGTCGATTTTATCTTGGACCAAGTTGCTGGCGCCGGAACCATGCACTCACGGAAGATGTTTGGCGAGTACGCCCTCTACTGCAATGACAAGGTGGTGGCATTCATTTGCGACAACCAACTCTTTGTAAAACCCTCAGCTGCTGCGGCAGAGTTTGAAGCGGAAACGGAAATGGCCCCAGCCTACCCCGGGTCAAAACTCTACTTCCGGGTACCGGAGGACAAGTGGGAAGACCGGGAGTGGCTGCAACGCTTCATACGGAAGACTGCCGACGCGCTTCCCGCACCTAAGCCCAAGAAATAA